In Bos taurus isolate L1 Dominette 01449 registration number 42190680 breed Hereford chromosome 10, ARS-UCD2.0, whole genome shotgun sequence, the genomic window tgtgccagtaccatactgtcttgatgactgtggctttgtagtagagcctgaagtcaggcaggtagtttcctccagttccattcttctttctcaagatagctttggctattcgaggttttttgtatttccatacaaattgtgaaattatttattccagctctgtgaagaataccgttggtagcttgatggggattgcattgaatctataaattgctttgggtagtaaactcattttcactatattgattcttccaatccatgaacatggtatatttctccatctattagtgtcctctttgatttctttcaccagtgttttatagttttccatatataggtctttagtttctttaggtagatatattcctaagtatgttattcttttcattgcaatggtgaatggaattgtttccttaatttctctttctattttctcattattagtatataagaagacaagggatttctgtgtgttgattttatatcctgcaactttactgtagtgattgattagttctagtaattttctggtggagtctttaggattttctgtgtagagggtcatgtcatcttcaaacagtgagagttttacttcttcttttccaatttgaactGAATGACAGGAAACAAGATATGTAAAAAGTTATGTGAAACAGTTAAACAGTGGCTTAGAGagaaattaatacaattaaaatCTTGTATTACAAAAGAAGATAGGTCTCATTATGAATGATTATGATTTCCCCctaaactagaaaaataaaggagaatataaacaataaaaatgaaaatgaaaagagaaaacaatagagaaaaatcactgaaatttAAATGGGAGAACAtcaaaaaagttgaaaaactTCTAGCCATGATGAAAGATAAAAAAGAGTAAACacaatttagaaaacattttttaaaaagaataaagatacaagctacctgtggtggattcattttgatatttggcaaaactaatacaattatgtaaagtttaaaaataaaattaaattaaaaaaaaacaagctacCAATATACACAGTGAGAGAGAAAAACATTGCCAATCTTACAGATATTTTGATTAGACAGTAAGGAAATATTACAAAGAACTTATTccaaaaaaatctgaaaacacaGATGAATGTAAAAGTTTCTTATAAGACACAAACTGCCAAAAATCAAATTTCTAGTTGAAAACATTTCTGCAGAGAAAACCCCTAGCCCAAATGACTTCATTGGGtaaattctataaaatatttttaagaaaaaaatcatatcaaCAGGGCATCTAAAAACCTATAACTGGCATCATATTTAATGATGAAAGACTTAATGCTTCTTTCAAAAGAATAAGAACAAGTCATTGATGTCCAATGCCACCACTTCTATTTAACGCTGTACCATTTGACTTTGCTAAGTGTAATAAGGcaacagaaatgaataaattaaatccACACcagaataaaagatgaaaaatgtctttatttgctGATGAAATTCTCATATATGAAGAAAATCCTGCTTAATCTGTAAAACACTAGTAGAAGTAATGTTTTGCAAATGTGCAGGACATAATGTTAATAAACAAAAGTCTGTTgtgtttctatatattaacaacaAACAATTCTACATTAAACCCCAACAGAACAGTTTATAACCATATCAAAAATATGGAAATTTTAGGATGAATCTGAAAATAAGATATGCAAGTCTTATTCACCAAAAACTGAAAACACTGCTGAAAGTAATTAAATTGGACTTACATAGATACAGAGGTACAGTGTTTAATGGCTCACaggaataaatatatttatcatttagAAATAAGTTACAGATCTGACACACTCAAAGCAAAATTTGATGCTTCAAATTCCTGATCTAAAATACCAAAGACAGAAGCATAAAGCTACCTTATGGTTGGTGTGAAGACTTCATCACGTCATTTATGAAATCGTCCCATAAATCACTAGCTGTTTGCATACTCTCTTCATTGCTGCTTTCATCTCTTTATTCCTGAATGTATAAATAACTGGATTCAAGAAAGGAGTAAGAACCGCATCAAAAAGAGCAAGAAACTTGTCCATTTGGGAATTGGGGTGCGGCCATGTATAGACAAACATGGTTGGACCAAAGAACAAAATAACCACAGTGATGTGAGCTGACAAAGTGGACAGGGCCTTGGGCGAACCACCTGAGGAGCGTTTCCAAACAGTTAACAGGATGAACATATAGGAGATGAGAAGTATAAAGAAGGAACTAACACAGATAAACCCACTGTTGACAGTGACCATGAACTGAAGTCTGTAAGTATCTGTACAGGCCAGTCTGAGGAGCCGAGGAAGATCACAGTAAAAGCTGTCCAATACATTCGGACCACAGAAGGGCAAATTAACAATAAATGCTAGCTGGAACAGTGAGTGGCTGACACCAAGGGCCCAGGCAGCAGCCAGAAACAAAATGCACATCCTTGGGCTCATGATGCTCAGATAGTGGAGAGGCTTACATATGGCAACATATCTGTCAAAGGCCATGGCTATGAGCAGCACCATCTCCACCCCACCAATGACATGGATGAAGAAGATCTGAGCAATGCAGCCTCCAAAAGAAATGACTTTACGCTTTCTGAAAAGGTCATAGATCATCTTGGGAGAAGTGACAGAGCAGGCTCCCAAGTCAATGAAGGAGAGGCTGGCCAGTAGGAAGTACATGGGGGAATGTAAGTGAGGATCAGTAGTCACAGAAAACACAATGAGGATGTTTCCAGCCATGCTTGCCACATAGAACACAGAGGAGAACACCAGGagaagcagctggaactcccatGAATAAGTGAGTCCCAGAAATACAAACTCAGACACCACCGAGTGATTCCCTCCATCCATCAATCTAGCCAACCGGGCTGCCACTGAAATATTGATAACTATGAAAATGAGGAGGAAAGTGTTATTATGGAGAAGataatttctgatttttcaaTGTCCTCATAATGAATGAAAAGTATGTAATTATCCAGTTCATCAACTatacaaaaataacaataattaacATTATATCATCACAAAGTGTGGGCTGCAACATACTTCAAACATCATCCATACTCACACTTCAATGCTCTGCTCTCAAATTAACACATTAGGCAAGAACAAAAGTGTCCATGACTTCATCAGCTGTTTAAATCTCTTCTGATACTGATTATTCCACATTTCCAAAATATTCCATCATGCTTTTATGTATATCTCATAATCTACTTTTCTCACGGTTTACAAAAATTAGTGATGAGAGGAAAACATTGACTGGTCAACTGTCACCTGGAGTGAACAGGACATAAGACATGAATAGATACTGAATTAGGATAGACTGTAGACTAGAATAGACTGTAGATTAAGAAAATGCTAGTATATGTAAAACTGGAGGCCCTGCAAGTACAACAGGACAGGAGAAGTATGCAGATTctagtaaataaaacaaacacagtTTTCCATCACATTTTATCATATTCATGGCTATTCTGGGTGCCTCTAGTTTCCACATAATTTTTCATGGCTACAAACATCTAAACTGGACTCAATACTCAGTAAGGCTTTCATAATGGAGCCTACAGCAGCTAAGTGTGAAAGGCTTTCTCCAGGCCTAATAAATGTGTATTTGAGGGTTTTCTGCAGTTTCTGCTAAGGTATATTCCTAAAGTCACAGACGATGTAAAATATCTCTGAAAACATTTGCTTTCTGTCCATACATGTGAAGGTACTGAGGTTAGCACTTGAAATAGTTGAGATACTAATTTGTAATTCATCAGTGCCTCAGTTGTTGTTACCTTTAAGTCCACTGAGATCCCTCTATCCTTAAAAGTATTCAGTACCACCTGCACAATTACCTCCTCTAATGGTTGATATTATCCTGCTTACTTGGCTTGGAAATCTGTTCAGATATTTAATCTTAAAGGCAATTCGTATCCCATTCTTTCAATTTACAATTATAAAATAGGAATATCAAATTTAACTCACATTTTAGGAGGGAAAATAAGATTTCTTTTTGATCTTAAATCATGCTATatataaggagaaggaaatggcaacccacttcagtattcttgcctggagaatctcaggaacagaggagcctggtgggctgctgtctatggggtcgcacagggtttgacacgactgaagcgacttagcagcagcagcagcagcatactatatAAAACATGACACAGAATTTAGTTCTTTAATACACATAGTATTTATATGTGAGGTGGAGAGTGAGCAGACAATAGTGTTGTGTTTCTCTGTGTCCAGACACCCATCTCAATCGCTCCTTATAGTAGAAAGTATTCCCTGAAAACACCTACTAGAGGTTAATTATTTTCAGGTCTAATGAAAAGCAATAGAACAGCTATACTGATATCCATTTTTTGAGGTACAACTCCAGACTTTCTCATTCAAAGGGCCATCTGACTGATGCCCTCATTCATCCCAGTCTGCAAACCTGACAGAAGCTCTCACTATGTCTGGACCCCAATTCTGGGTCACCACCACTGGCATGAATGTCTTTCTACTCTCATCTACATGCACTGACTATGCTATCACATCCCAGTCCAATGGTCCACATTCTCTAGGTACACAGTGTTACCATAAACCTGAGGCTTGGAGTAGTGGGCAGGAAATAACCACTATCTCCTGCTCATCAGGGCAGAGAGAATCAGCAGGGGAGAGGACTGGTGGGATGGATGTACATGGGAAAGTAATGGAGGCATGTGGGGGCAGGATGGGGGCAAGAAGCTTAGTAATTGTTGGAAAACCTCCAAAGCTTTGGTGAGGAAAAAATATGTGCTCAGTGTGGATGGAAAGTTTTCATGGAA contains:
- the OR4F1 gene encoding olfactory receptor family 4 subfamily F member 1, producing MDGGNHSVVSEFVFLGLTYSWEFQLLLLVFSSVFYVASMAGNILIVFSVTTDPHLHSPMYFLLASLSFIDLGACSVTSPKMIYDLFRKRKVISFGGCIAQIFFIHVIGGVEMVLLIAMAFDRYVAICKPLHYLSIMSPRMCILFLAAAWALGVSHSLFQLAFIVNLPFCGPNVLDSFYCDLPRLLRLACTDTYRLQFMVTVNSGFICVSSFFILLISYMFILLTVWKRSSGGSPKALSTLSAHITVVILFFGPTMFVYTWPHPNSQMDKFLALFDAVLTPFLNPVIYTFRNKEMKAAMKRVCKQLVIYGTIS